TGTTCACAGAGCCCATCATGCCGGGGGTGATGTGGAGACACTGAGGAGTTTTCACTGATGGGAATCTTGATGAGCTGGGGGTTTGTGGGTCATGCTCAGAGTCCATGAACACATCTTCTTTCCCATTGGGAGACACTGTGGGCAACTAATTCACAAGAGGGCACATTCAGTTCTGGCACTCCATTTCTGACTGCTACAAGACTTCTTTTATGCTGTCGGCTGTCTTGAAATATCAATTTGGTACACAAGCAATCTATCAGCTGCTGTTAAATATACATTTTGCACATGAAAGCAACATGACAATCTCTCTACACTACCAGTAAAAGGTTTTATAACACCTACttgttcaagggtttttctttatttttactattttctacattgtagaataatagtgaagacatcaaaactatgaaataacacatgtagtaacccaaaaaatgcgttaaacaaatcaaaatatatttgagattcttcaaagtagccaccatttgccttgatgacagctttgcagactcttagcattctctcaaccagcttcacgttTAAAaaaaaggcaagtcagttaaaaaccaattcttatttacaatgactgcctgttcaggggcagaacgacagatttgtaccatgtcagctcggggatttgaactttcaaccttccggttactagtccagcaccctaaccactaggctaccctgccgccccaagagtcttgaaggagttcccacatatgcagagcacttgttggctgcttcatgtagtaaccccaaaaaagtgttaaacaaatcaaaatatatattatatttgagaaTGAAATAGCTTTGCACACGTgacattctttcaaccagcttcatgaggtagtcacctggaatgcatttcaattaacaggtatgccttgtaAAAATtcaatttgtggaatttcattccttcttaatgtgttggagccaatcatttgtgttgtgacaaggtaggggtggtatacaaaagatatccctatttggtaaaagaccaagtccatattaaatcgcaagaacagctcaaataagcaaagagaaacgacagttgaTCATTACTTTAGTaaaagacatggtcagtcaatacggaaaatctcaagaactttgaacatttcttcaaatGTAGTCTcaaaaacaatcaagcgctatgatgaaactggctctcatgaggactgccacaagaatggaagagttacctctgctgcagagaatatgttcattagagttaccagtctcagaaattgcagtccaaataaatgcttcagagttcaagtaacggacacatctcatgctcagaggagactgcgtgaatcaggccttcatggttgaattgctgccaagcaaccactactaaaggacaccaataagaagagacttgcttgtgccaagaaacatgagcaatgtacattagaccagtggaaatttgtcctttggtctgatgagtccaaattggagatttttggttccaacccccgTCTTTGTGACACGCGGTACGGATGAtttccgcatgtgtatttcccaccgtatagcatggaggaggtggtgttatggtgtgggagtgctttagAATGCAACGCAGActgaaccagcatggctaccacagcgatacgccatcccatctggtttgggcttagtgggactataattagtttatcaacaggacaatgacccaacacacctccaggcggtgcaagggctattttaccaaaaatgagagtgatggagtgctgcattagatgaccaagcctccacaatcccccgactgagatggtttgggatgagtcggactgcagagtgaaggaaaagcagccaacaagtgctcagcatatgtgggaactccttcaagactgttggaaaagcattctaggtgaagctggttgagaaaatgtcaagagtgtgcaaagcggtcatcaaggcaaaggctatTTGAATGGCTAtttgaatctcaaatatatgttttatttgtttaatactttttttgttactacatgattccatgtgctatttcatagttttgatgtcttcactattattctacaatgtgtgCAGAGACTTCTTAGAATTTTGCTGAATGTATTCTTTGACCTCCAGCACCACATTATGTGCATATAAGCAATATTTTCCAAAATAACTTTTTAAAAACTAAACATTGCTGAGTGGTTGAAATGGTGCACCCCAGGCGGAAACACACCTTCACCCGCTTGTTCTGCATGGGCGAGCTGTTGAAGATGTCATCGTGGTCGTCTTTGGGCATGTGGTCCAGGAAGTTTCGCACCTGCTGCTTCCGCTTCAGCGTGCCCTTCCTTGCAGTTATTCGGGGTGGTTCCACCACTACAGTTCAAATATAATATATGACATTGtcacagcggggactgtgaagcaacaaacataggcacatgcatacaaacacaaaataacatAAGCACTATACacagattttgtgttgtagatatgtggtagtagaataggggcctgaaaacacacacacgtaatgtTGTTGtaaaatctgttgtgaatgtattcTAATGTTTTGAAatggtataactgccttaattatgctggaccccaggaagagtggggATCCGTAATAAATACAAGTACATAGATTCTCTGTAAATCTTATTAAATGGACAGATTGTATAGATTGTGATTTAACATTTAAAAGTAAATGTGTAAATCACAGAAAATAAGCAGGGACTGTCTTGGTTAGAGCTTGGATGGGAAACCTACACTAATACATCAAGATGCCTTGATGGATTTATTAAGGATAAAAATGCTAGACAAGGTAACTTACATGGCTCCTTCTTCTGCTGAATGTCTCTTTTCTTGGTGGCCTTGGAAGGTGCCAAGAAAGTGGGGGCCTGGGCATTGTACTGCTTCTGGCAGTCCTCAGCTGAATGGCTGCCCACCTCCATGGCAACGTTCACCCAGAAGTCAGAAGTGTGTTTAGGAAGTGACGTCACAGCCCTGACAGGAAGTTGACATACTGTTTATGTATAAACAAGGCACATTGCAcacttttttttatatacatttttctcttcaatttcatggtatccaattgtttagtagctactatcttgtctcatcgctacaactcccgtacgggctcgggagagacaaaggttgagagtcatgcgtcctccgatacacaacccaaccaagccgcactgcttcttaacacagcgccatccaacccggaagccagccgcaccaatgtgtcggaggaaacaccgtgcacctggcaatcttggttagcgtgcactgcgcccggcccgtcacaggagtcgctggtgagcgatgagacaaggatatccctacaggccaagccctccctaacccagacgacgttagaccaattgtgcgtcgccccacggacctcccggtcgcgacagagcctgggcgcgaacccagagtctctggtggcacagctgcagtacagcgcccttaaccactgcgccacccgggaggccctacgTTGCACACATTTTAAGCATGCTAGCTAATTTGAAACTTTTCTTCAACATTGTACATTATATAAGGAGACTATTGTTTAACCAGAGTTGAGTAAACCGAGTGATGACATACTTTCTCGTCAACTATATTATAGTCATTTGGCTGCTCACTGCCATTTGTTTGTGCATAATACCACTATGAAGACAACTGTAGCAAACTTACTCATGTAGTTTCAACAGTTCTGCCTCTGTCCACTGATCTCCATTTTCTTCCTTTTCTCTCTGCTGAACCCTGAGGAACTTGCTGCCTTTTCTTCTCAGTGTCAGTGGACTGTCCCTTTTACTCAATTTCTTCTTACAGTCGTCCTGGGAAGTCGACGAACCACCCGATGATGTCTGAGAATCTTCCAGAACCCTTCCACGTGTTATCGTACCCCGTGACTTTATGGGTCCCGTTTTGACTGCCTTGGGCTTTTTCTTCTGTGTGAAGTCGTCATCAGACTGGGACTCTCCGTCAGTACTGTGACTAACGTACTGAACGTTCCTATTCCGCGTCAGCCTCCGTGGGTAGGTCGTTGTGGGCGCAGGTTTCCCCGTATCTTTCACAATGTCATCCAGGAGTTTCGCTAGGAGCATCTGACGACTGACCCTCTTCTTTGGCAAATCAAGCACTCTCGGAGGGTCTACTTTTTCTGAATAATTGACTTGTTTCACTGGTAACAGCTCTGAGGATGTATTGGCTTTGTCCGAGTCATCGCTGTGCTGTTTGTTAGCAACCCGGAGATAGCGACGTGGAGGGGATTGTGGGGCACGGTCTGCATACGCGGCAGGCGCCGTTGCACTCCAAGATCTTTGGCCAGTCTTCCTGGGCCGACCCTGGAGCTTGGGAGAGAGGATCACTTCAGACTTGGACCCCTGAGATGCTGGGCTGACCCTCTTGGACCTGCCCGGACCCTTGGTGGAGAGGTTCTCAGGCTTAGACCACTGAGAGTTTGGACTTTCTTCATTGGGTCTTCCTCTGTACCTGTGAGAGGGGTTCTCCAAAGACATGGACCTGTGAGGCTCTCGGCTGGCGTTCTTGGGCCTTTTGGGGACCCTGGAAAGGACGTTGTCTTCAGCCTTACACCACCGAGACTTGGGGGCCCTGTGAGGTGACTTATCCTCTGGCTTTGACTTCGAGGGCCGGTGATAAGCCTTCACCTTTCTCAGAGGCATAGTCTCCTCTTCACTAGTGTCACCTCGCAGCCGCTCTGTAGAACACAACATAACACTGTCAAATATAATGTAGTCCCCATCTTTGTTGCAGCTAGAATATGAGGATAAATGCATTCCAaggcttatatatatatatatatattatttttaaacATACCTTCCGCTGGAGGTAAGAAAACCTTGGCCGGTTTTGGTGGCCCGTCTAACAGTACTCTGGCTACAGGTGTGCTGACTTGCTGAGAAAGTATGGAAATAGCATAGCAATGAATATTTTACCTTCATTTTacaaggtaagttgactgagaacacattctcatgtaAAGCAACGacatggggaatagttacaggggagaggggagatgaatgagccaattggaagctgggcaTGATTACGTAACCGTGAGGGTATGagagccagattgggaatttagccagaacaccggggttaacacccctactcttacgataagtgccaggACACcagtttaacgtcccatccgaaagacggcaccctacacagggcaatgtccccaatcactgccctggggcattgggatatttgtttttagaccagaggaaagagtgcctcctactggccctcatCCAGGaaccgaccaggaccaaccctgcttagatTCAGAGGCAACCAGCAGTGGGATGCGGTGTGTCCCAAACCTCTGATTACACCCAGCCGTTCCACGTGTTGAATGTAATTCCACAACTAgagcacctgattcaactaatgaAGGGTCTTGGTGATTAGTGGACTCAGATGTGTTAGAACAATATATAGAATAGGTAGAATGGCTGGGGAGATACGTTGCTCTACAACAGAAGACTAATTGAAGCAGAGGTCCATGGAACAGCTTACAGAGTAAAGCATAGACGAATCGTCATAACCCCCATGAATGGTGACGTTCATGTCCGAATCCAAGATGACTCTGGCCCCTTTCCAGTACTCCAGAGGAGGTTTGATAAGGCGGCCACTCCGGGAAACATTAGCACTGTTCACCGCACGGGTGGCACAGGAACGAGCAGCTGCAGGACAAGGAAGATTAAACATAAACAGGAAGATTAAAAAAAAACAGGAAGAAAGTCTCTACAGAGAAATAGCAATGAATGGAATCTTGATGAAAACAACAGACATGTAACTGCCAGTATAAATACAGTGAGCATTTGTGATGCCAACTTTTGGACTCACATCTCTTAGTGGCATTGTGCTTTTGGGATGTGTTGTCCTGCGTCTTGGTGGAGAGGTGGTTTTGGTTCCGGGGTGTTATCAGGCCCTTGCTCCCCTTTTTACCTTCTGAACTGCATTTGAAGACCCAACAGAAAGACTGGATGTTAACCGATATGACTACAGTGTTCACCCTGAGTAGCCCAAAGGGAGAAGATTTTCTTTTCAAATaaaatggagaacaagctatgaaagAAAAATAAGGAGCTTTCAAATTAAaggaaatgtatttgtcacatgcgcggaatacaataggtgtagaccttcCCGTGAAAAGCTTCCTTACAAGTTCTTAAACAATGTAGaggttttttttaaagtatgaaaaatgtgttaaattaaataaacaaaaaggaaaaatagtaacacaataaaataacaataacaaggcgatatacaaggggtaccagtaccgagtcaatgtgcgggggcaccggttagtcgaggtaatatgtaggtcgaggtaaaatgactatgcatagtaGCAGCTGAGTATGAAGAGTGTGAAggaatgtgaatgtgtgttttgtgtgtgtccatgtgtgtgttggagtatcagtgagtgtgtggttagaATCCAGTGTGTACATTGAGCCtgtgcaaaaataataataataatggggtcgatgtaaatagtctgggtggtcatttgattaactgttcagcagtcttatggcttagtggtagaagctgttcaggagcctgttggtcccAGACTTGACGCTCTGGTACCCCTTgctgtgcggaagcagagagaacagtctatgacttggatggCTGGAATTTGATAATTTTGcagagcaattgccataccaggctgtgatgcaacgaGTCAGGATGATCGATggagcagctgtagaacctttttttGAATCTGAGGTCCCAtaacaaatcttttcagcctcctgaggggaaataggcattgccatgccctcttcatgactgttggtgtgtttggaccatgataggacctctgtgatgtgtacaccaaggaacttgaagctcccgtggtaagggtaggcaacaatacatcacaacggtcctccgtttcctgtagtccatgatcagctcctttgtcttgctaatattgagggggggggggggggggtgttgtccTGGTGTCTCTGACCTccaccctataggctgtctcattgctgttggtgatcaggcctaccaccgtaatgtcttaccacctgggggcggcccgtcagaaagtacagggtccagttgcagagggaggtgtttagtcccagggtccaaaGCTTAGagatgagctttgagggaactatggtgttgaacactgagctgtagtcaatgaacatcattctcacataagtgttccttttgtccaggtgtgaaagggcagtgtggagtgcaatcgagattgcgtcatctgtggatcttttggcgCGGTATCTGAATTTGAGTGGGTCCATGGTCTCTGGGATGGTGTTGAGGTGAGCCATGACAAGTCTTTCAAAGCATTTAATGGCTACAGATGTGCCACGGGGCCATAGtgatttagacaggttaccttggcgttcctgggcacaggaactatggttgtctgcttgaaacaaTAAGGTTTTAAAGACTGGCTCAGGGAGAGCTTGAAAATGGTCAgcgctcggagtacacatcctggtaatctgtctggtcctgggatttgtgaatgttgacctatttaaaggtcttacagttttggtgcaggtacagctgACTAGTGCAAAAATAATAGTGGATACAGTTGAAAACAATATAAGTAActtactgacccccccccccccccccatcattaGCCATTTGTATAAAGTCTCTCACAGGAGTGTTCTAGGATCGGTTTTACATTTCGGTCACAGGGGGACCAGATCCTAGATCGGCACTCCTCCTATGAGACGCTTGATACAAACGGTTCGGACCACAGTGACACAACGTACCCTTTCGGCTCTGACAAAAAGAGCTCAAGGTATTTCTTCCAATCCGTTGGAAAGCCAAAGACAAACTTCTTCAACAGCCATATTGGGAGTTCTGGTCAAGGAGAAAGGCACAAAAAACAAGAAAGCATTTATGCAGATTGACAGTTCTCATTTTCGGGTTCATTGAAAATGAAACCTTGTTTAAAGTATCTCTTTCTGAAACAGGCAATACAGAGCTGGGTACAATTAAAATGTCATCACCCAGAGAAAAACTAATATTATGGTTGAACTCAAATGTTGTGTTCGATGAAAGACCTGTATTTATGGAAAATATGTTTGAGAAGGATACTTAGTATTTAAATGAAaattgtaaattggaatggtagtGTCATGTCTTACATGGAGTTATTGGAAATGTTTGGGacggtctgctcaatccaagataACAACCAATTGGTTACAGCACTACCCCCAAAATGGAGGCGGcaggtggcagtgggaggaggctGGGAACTGgcctgtctgcccaatataaaggaccAAAACTGTCTGAGGAATAAAAAATACCATAAATA
This sequence is a window from Oncorhynchus gorbuscha isolate QuinsamMale2020 ecotype Even-year linkage group LG17, OgorEven_v1.0, whole genome shotgun sequence. Protein-coding genes within it:
- the mis18bp1 gene encoding mis18-binding protein 1, translating into MFTPSRHNRESTCFHEEDPVGRDRIIFPALKAFKTSEVISRELESPAKVFARMKARVQAEIIPVENERSKTPNPVREKRIQEEHGGVMSSPRKRQHLVNYEQKETEDLEFTYDAEVLTLSPFQSPSQGLTHSHFMVHPQDLQRQSLLKDMGSSVVKPTNINAQKPGPALDAFSTKSQRKALSYPHTLLSSNDTQRPTPLKDLKSASQTTNITTPVKRLKSMEDCNGKSQFGAHNIVHDEPDFRSEVVLDRLPCLDSRANTFSLLKERRRKRDQQDCYQESSQQDPMKGCERSVSTRAQPTVGTGEDASVNVTSSVPTGLLETSIPSRPDAGLGQCEFYHDKPPPRPFPDLVHDPLLQVSPKISIPKKQEAVFRAKHIAESTGSNVTGIHLRHWLLKSRNDRFYVDGVREDNKMPWHSNLIAKRISTTHLKTASGSIYILVGKMAPDFSGTQLPIWLLKKFVFGFPTDWKKYLELFLSEPKGSEGKKGSKGLITPRNQNHLSTKTQDNTSQKHNATKRSARSCATRAVNSANVSRSGRLIKPPLEYWKGARVILDSDMNVTIHGGYDDSSMLYSQVSTPVARVLLDGPPKPAKVFLPPAEERLRGDTSEEETMPLRKVKAYHRPSKSKPEDKSPHRAPKSRWCKAEDNVLSRVPKRPKNASREPHRSMSLENPSHRYRGRPNEESPNSQWSKPENLSTKGPGRSKRVSPASQGSKSEVILSPKLQGRPRKTGQRSWSATAPAAYADRAPQSPPRRYLRVANKQHSDDSDKANTSSELLPVKQVNYSEKVDPPRVLDLPKKRVSRQMLLAKLLDDIVKDTGKPAPTTTYPRRLTRNRNVQYVSHSTDGESQSDDDFTQKKKPKAVKTGPIKSRGTITRGRVLEDSQTSSGGSSTSQDDCKKKLSKRDSPLTLRRKGSKFLRVQQREKEENGDQWTEAELLKLHEAVTSLPKHTSDFWVNVAMEVGSHSAEDCQKQYNAQAPTFLAPSKATKKRDIQQKKEPLVEPPRITARKGTLKRKQQVRNFLDHMPKDDHDDIFNSSPMQNKRVKLPTVSPNGKEDVFMDSEHDPQTPSSSRFPSVKTPQCLHITPGMMGSVNRDNDDRYIYQLQKRMKKGQAKLHKLGAASKYMPTPSAKRVLKRCNTAENDSFVVWEMFPDKDDHSGESGEEEDYYFMDDD